GTCCGCGATCTCGACGATGATCGGCAGGTCCTCGCTCAAGCGCAGCACCTTCGCGGTGTGGATCCGGCTCTTCGCTCCGAACCCCATCAAGCCCCGCAGCACCGTCGCGCCGGCGAGCCCCGCCTCTCGAGCCCGCGCCACGATCGCCTCGTAGAGCGGCTTCCCGTGCCAGCGGTCGTTCTCTCCAATGAAGATGCGGAGGAGCTGCCCTTCGCCCTCGAGCTTCATCTTCGCCTCTCCTAGAGTTTCATCGCGGCCGCGTATCCGGCCCAGACCGCGGCGAGGCCGAGCACGAGGTGCGCGGCCAGATTGAGGGCCCCGCGCCACGGGTCGCCGGTGCGGACAAGCTCGAACGTCTCGTAAGCGAGCGCGGAGAAGGTCGTGAAGCCGCCGCAGAATCCGATCAGGATCGCGCTCCGCCAGGCCGGGTTCATCGCCACGCGCTCCAACGTCAGTGCCGCCACGAAGCCGACCGTGAGCGACCCCAGCACATTGACCGCGAGCGTTCCGTATGGGAACGTCCCGTGGGTCAGTCGCTGGGTGAAACCCTGGAGATAGTAGCGAGACAAGGTCCCAATGAATCCAAACCCGCCGATCAGTAGCGCGCGAAGCATCGCCGGATCATGCCGGAGCGGGACGCCGGGCCGCAAGGGAGTCGCGGGGCTGCTTAATCCGGCGCTGCTCCCCGCGGCGGTCGCGGGGCTTCTCGCCTCGTTCGCCGGCTGCGCCCACGTCGCAGACGTGCGCGATGAAAACCCTGGATTCACCGCCGAGGCACTCCGCGCCGGCGGGCTCGTGGACCTGGGTGTGGTCCAGGTCAACGAGGTTCCTCAGGTCCGCCCCCCGCTCATCGAGGCCCTCGAGCGGGTTCTGGCGGCCACGCGGAGCGACATCCGCCTCATCCCCGCAGTGCGGGCGCAGGCGACCTTCGACGATTCGACATCGAGGCTACTTCTCCTCGGCTACCAGATGCACGGCGCTCCGGATCCCGTGTGGCTCGCGCGCGCGGCCGACTCGCTGCGGGGTGTCGCGCGGTACGGGGTGCTCGCGCGGATCGAATCCGACGTGACACGCAGCTCCGTGCGGGACGCGCCGCCCAACAATCCATCCCTCCAATCGCCGAGCGGGCGAATTCTGATCTCCG
This is a stretch of genomic DNA from Candidatus Eisenbacteria bacterium. It encodes these proteins:
- a CDS encoding DUF190 domain-containing protein; its protein translation is MKLEGEGQLLRIFIGENDRWHGKPLYEAIVARAREAGLAGATVLRGLMGFGAKSRIHTAKVLRLSEDLPIIVEIADRRDQIEAFLPSLDEMVADGLVTLERVQVITYRPGKEAPKA
- the crcB gene encoding fluoride efflux transporter CrcB, which encodes MLRALLIGGFGFIGTLSRYYLQGFTQRLTHGTFPYGTLAVNVLGSLTVGFVAALTLERVAMNPAWRSAILIGFCGGFTTFSALAYETFELVRTGDPWRGALNLAAHLVLGLAAVWAGYAAAMKL